From a single Glycine soja cultivar W05 chromosome 19, ASM419377v2, whole genome shotgun sequence genomic region:
- the LOC114400448 gene encoding uncharacterized protein LOC114400448 isoform X2, producing the protein MCFFFFFVCAMDRQENLLPSSMPSQLLSIDKELWQMAEERAQEILWTIQPNVLSEVNRKDVIDYVQRLIRGYYGAEVLPFGSVPLKTYLPDGDIDLTALSHEDAEEDLAQAVCYVLQSGDDPEYQVKDIKYIRAQVRLVKCTVKNIAVDISFNQMAGICTLRFLEQVDQLVGKNHIFKRSIILIKAWCYYESRLLGGHHGLLSTYAVEILVLYIINRFHSSVRGPLEVLYIFLDYYGSFDWDHNYVSIWGPKPLSSFPEIAETLECDHGEFLLQKEFLRNYRNMCSFPSRATKTMTHEFPVKFMNILDPLRNDNNLGRSVNIASLHRFRFALSYGARRLKQILTLPGETMGAALEKFFFSTLDRNGKGERADVDVPVSPFGIGRSIESVLCGDCESYFGGLQYVQLYRNYALPVTVHSSSPSSPSQDDILASSTHQNWSMFYQGGTDVYIPAQTLYHPTYSLEGRGKSRGTGTYIPDLNYNSYWDMRTKPSRPRRFASSKYNALPKSPPKKLQAEEVHSETDINAISDSRLFELSSEDFPLLPCNCKDIPPTQAQDSTPLAKFHSETDMDVTSQLFEFSNEDFPLLPKICSETHMEGSSRSFELSKKDFPLLQSICKTVLSESAKLTKQAKSFPSSKESKLKNTEFGSFRNHNN; encoded by the exons atgtgttttttttttttttttgtgtgtg CTATGGATAGACAAGAAAATTTGTTACCATCCTCCATGCCCAGCCAGCTGTTATCAATTGATAAGGAACTATGGCAAATGGCTGAAGAGAGGGCACAAGAGATACTATGGACAATTCAACCAAATGTACTATCTGAGGTGAACAGGAAGGATGTTATTGATTATGTTCAAAGGCTGATTAGAGGTTACTATGGAGCAGAG GTCTTGCCATTTGGTTCTGTTCCACTAAAAACCTATCTTCCTGATGGAGATATTGACTTGACAGCTCTCAGTCATGAAGATGCAGAGGAGGATTTGGCACAAGCAGTATGCTATGTACTTCAAAGTGGAGATGACCCTGAGTACCAAGTAAAAGACATAAAATATATTCGTGCACAg GTCCGGCTTGTGAAATGTACAGTGAAAAACATAGCAGTTGACATCTCTTTCAATCAGATGGCTGGAATATGTACTCTACGCTTTTTGGAGCAG gtCGACCAACTTGTTGGAAAGAACCATATTTTCAAACGTAGTATTATCTTAATCAAAGCTTGGTGCTATTATGAGAGTCGACTTCTTGGTGGACACCATGGCTTGTTATCAACATATGCGGTAGAAATATTAGTCTTGTATATTATCAATCGTTTTCATTCATCAGTGCGtggtcctctagag GTCTTATACATATTTTTGGACTACTATGGCTCATTTGATTGGGACCATAATTATGTTAGTATATGGGGTCCAAAACCCTTATCATCTTTTCCAGAAATTGCAG AGACACTGGAATGTGATCATGGTGAATTCTTGCTCCAGAAAGAGTTTCTCAGAAATTATAGGAATATGTGCTCTTTTCCATCAAGGGCAACCAAGACTATGACCCATGAATTTCCCGTTAAGTTCATGAACATCTTGGATCCTCTAAGAAATGACAACAACCTAGGCCGTAGTGTAAACATAG CCAGCTTACATCGATTCAGATTTGCTCTTTCCTACGGCGCTCGAAGGCTTAAGCAGATCCTCACACTTCCAGGAGAAACCATGGGTGCAGCCCTAGAGAAGTTTTTCTTCAGCACTTTGGACAGGAATGGGAAAGGAGAAAGGGCGGATGTTGATGTACCGGTTTCTCCGTTTGGTATTGGAAGATCTATAGAGTCTGTCCTCTGTGGAGATTGTGAAAGTTACTTTGGTGGCTTACAATATGTTCAGTTGTATCGTAATTATGCCTTGCCAGTAACTGTACATTCCAGTTCTCCATCGTCACCTTCTCAGGATGATATCCTTGCGTCATCAACGCACCAAAACTGGAGTATGTTTTACCAAGGTGGTACTGATGTATATATCCCGGCACAGACACTCTATCATCCAACTTACAGCCTTGAAGGAAGAGGGAAATCACGAGGAACTGGCACATACATACCTGACTTG AATTATAATTCCTACTGGGATATGCGCACAAAGCCATCCAGGCCAAGGAGATTTGCTTCTTCAAAGTACAATGCATTGCCCAAATCACCTCCGAAAAAGCTACAAGCAGAAGAGGTTCATTCTGAGACAGACATAAATGCTATTTCAGATTCAAGGCTGTTTGAGTTATCAAGTGAAGATTTCCCCCTTCTTCCATGCAATTGCAAGGATATACCGCCAACACAGGCCCAAGATTCTACTCCATTAGCTAAGTTTCATTCTGAGACAGATATGGATGTTACTTCGCAGTTGTTTGAGTTCTCAAATGAAGATTTCCCCCTTCTTCCAAAGATTTGTTCTGAGACACACATGGAGGGTAGTTCGAGGTCGTTTGAGCTCTCAAAGAAAGATTTCCCCCTTCTTCAAAGCATTTGCAAGACTGTCCTGTCAGAGTCTGCTAAGTTAACTAAGCAAGCCAAGAGTTTCCCATCCTCTAAAGAGTCTAAACTGAAAAATACTGAGTTTGGATCTTTCAGAAATCACAATAACTGA
- the LOC114400448 gene encoding uncharacterized protein LOC114400448 isoform X1, with protein sequence MCFFFFFVCAMDRQENLLPSSMPSQLLSIDKELWQMAEERAQEILWTIQPNVLSEVNRKDVIDYVQRLIRGYYGAEVLPFGSVPLKTYLPDGDIDLTALSHEDAEEDLAQAVCYVLQSGDDPEYQVKDIKYIRAQVRLVKCTVKNIAVDISFNQMAGICTLRFLEQVDQLVGKNHIFKRSIILIKAWCYYESRLLGGHHGLLSTYAVEILVLYIINRFHSSVRGPLEVLYIFLDYYGSFDWDHNYVSIWGPKPLSSFPEIAAPLLVTETLECDHGEFLLQKEFLRNYRNMCSFPSRATKTMTHEFPVKFMNILDPLRNDNNLGRSVNIASLHRFRFALSYGARRLKQILTLPGETMGAALEKFFFSTLDRNGKGERADVDVPVSPFGIGRSIESVLCGDCESYFGGLQYVQLYRNYALPVTVHSSSPSSPSQDDILASSTHQNWSMFYQGGTDVYIPAQTLYHPTYSLEGRGKSRGTGTYIPDLNYNSYWDMRTKPSRPRRFASSKYNALPKSPPKKLQAEEVHSETDINAISDSRLFELSSEDFPLLPCNCKDIPPTQAQDSTPLAKFHSETDMDVTSQLFEFSNEDFPLLPKICSETHMEGSSRSFELSKKDFPLLQSICKTVLSESAKLTKQAKSFPSSKESKLKNTEFGSFRNHNN encoded by the exons atgtgttttttttttttttttgtgtgtg CTATGGATAGACAAGAAAATTTGTTACCATCCTCCATGCCCAGCCAGCTGTTATCAATTGATAAGGAACTATGGCAAATGGCTGAAGAGAGGGCACAAGAGATACTATGGACAATTCAACCAAATGTACTATCTGAGGTGAACAGGAAGGATGTTATTGATTATGTTCAAAGGCTGATTAGAGGTTACTATGGAGCAGAG GTCTTGCCATTTGGTTCTGTTCCACTAAAAACCTATCTTCCTGATGGAGATATTGACTTGACAGCTCTCAGTCATGAAGATGCAGAGGAGGATTTGGCACAAGCAGTATGCTATGTACTTCAAAGTGGAGATGACCCTGAGTACCAAGTAAAAGACATAAAATATATTCGTGCACAg GTCCGGCTTGTGAAATGTACAGTGAAAAACATAGCAGTTGACATCTCTTTCAATCAGATGGCTGGAATATGTACTCTACGCTTTTTGGAGCAG gtCGACCAACTTGTTGGAAAGAACCATATTTTCAAACGTAGTATTATCTTAATCAAAGCTTGGTGCTATTATGAGAGTCGACTTCTTGGTGGACACCATGGCTTGTTATCAACATATGCGGTAGAAATATTAGTCTTGTATATTATCAATCGTTTTCATTCATCAGTGCGtggtcctctagag GTCTTATACATATTTTTGGACTACTATGGCTCATTTGATTGGGACCATAATTATGTTAGTATATGGGGTCCAAAACCCTTATCATCTTTTCCAGAAATTGCAG CTCCTTTGCTTGTCACAGAGACACTGGAATGTGATCATGGTGAATTCTTGCTCCAGAAAGAGTTTCTCAGAAATTATAGGAATATGTGCTCTTTTCCATCAAGGGCAACCAAGACTATGACCCATGAATTTCCCGTTAAGTTCATGAACATCTTGGATCCTCTAAGAAATGACAACAACCTAGGCCGTAGTGTAAACATAG CCAGCTTACATCGATTCAGATTTGCTCTTTCCTACGGCGCTCGAAGGCTTAAGCAGATCCTCACACTTCCAGGAGAAACCATGGGTGCAGCCCTAGAGAAGTTTTTCTTCAGCACTTTGGACAGGAATGGGAAAGGAGAAAGGGCGGATGTTGATGTACCGGTTTCTCCGTTTGGTATTGGAAGATCTATAGAGTCTGTCCTCTGTGGAGATTGTGAAAGTTACTTTGGTGGCTTACAATATGTTCAGTTGTATCGTAATTATGCCTTGCCAGTAACTGTACATTCCAGTTCTCCATCGTCACCTTCTCAGGATGATATCCTTGCGTCATCAACGCACCAAAACTGGAGTATGTTTTACCAAGGTGGTACTGATGTATATATCCCGGCACAGACACTCTATCATCCAACTTACAGCCTTGAAGGAAGAGGGAAATCACGAGGAACTGGCACATACATACCTGACTTG AATTATAATTCCTACTGGGATATGCGCACAAAGCCATCCAGGCCAAGGAGATTTGCTTCTTCAAAGTACAATGCATTGCCCAAATCACCTCCGAAAAAGCTACAAGCAGAAGAGGTTCATTCTGAGACAGACATAAATGCTATTTCAGATTCAAGGCTGTTTGAGTTATCAAGTGAAGATTTCCCCCTTCTTCCATGCAATTGCAAGGATATACCGCCAACACAGGCCCAAGATTCTACTCCATTAGCTAAGTTTCATTCTGAGACAGATATGGATGTTACTTCGCAGTTGTTTGAGTTCTCAAATGAAGATTTCCCCCTTCTTCCAAAGATTTGTTCTGAGACACACATGGAGGGTAGTTCGAGGTCGTTTGAGCTCTCAAAGAAAGATTTCCCCCTTCTTCAAAGCATTTGCAAGACTGTCCTGTCAGAGTCTGCTAAGTTAACTAAGCAAGCCAAGAGTTTCCCATCCTCTAAAGAGTCTAAACTGAAAAATACTGAGTTTGGATCTTTCAGAAATCACAATAACTGA
- the LOC114400448 gene encoding uncharacterized protein LOC114400448 isoform X3 encodes MDRQENLLPSSMPSQLLSIDKELWQMAEERAQEILWTIQPNVLSEVNRKDVIDYVQRLIRGYYGAEVLPFGSVPLKTYLPDGDIDLTALSHEDAEEDLAQAVCYVLQSGDDPEYQVKDIKYIRAQVRLVKCTVKNIAVDISFNQMAGICTLRFLEQVDQLVGKNHIFKRSIILIKAWCYYESRLLGGHHGLLSTYAVEILVLYIINRFHSSVRGPLEVLYIFLDYYGSFDWDHNYVSIWGPKPLSSFPEIAAPLLVTETLECDHGEFLLQKEFLRNYRNMCSFPSRATKTMTHEFPVKFMNILDPLRNDNNLGRSVNIASLHRFRFALSYGARRLKQILTLPGETMGAALEKFFFSTLDRNGKGERADVDVPVSPFGIGRSIESVLCGDCESYFGGLQYVQLYRNYALPVTVHSSSPSSPSQDDILASSTHQNWSMFYQGGTDVYIPAQTLYHPTYSLEGRGKSRGTGTYIPDLNYNSYWDMRTKPSRPRRFASSKYNALPKSPPKKLQAEEVHSETDINAISDSRLFELSSEDFPLLPCNCKDIPPTQAQDSTPLAKFHSETDMDVTSQLFEFSNEDFPLLPKICSETHMEGSSRSFELSKKDFPLLQSICKTVLSESAKLTKQAKSFPSSKESKLKNTEFGSFRNHNN; translated from the exons ATGGATAGACAAGAAAATTTGTTACCATCCTCCATGCCCAGCCAGCTGTTATCAATTGATAAGGAACTATGGCAAATGGCTGAAGAGAGGGCACAAGAGATACTATGGACAATTCAACCAAATGTACTATCTGAGGTGAACAGGAAGGATGTTATTGATTATGTTCAAAGGCTGATTAGAGGTTACTATGGAGCAGAG GTCTTGCCATTTGGTTCTGTTCCACTAAAAACCTATCTTCCTGATGGAGATATTGACTTGACAGCTCTCAGTCATGAAGATGCAGAGGAGGATTTGGCACAAGCAGTATGCTATGTACTTCAAAGTGGAGATGACCCTGAGTACCAAGTAAAAGACATAAAATATATTCGTGCACAg GTCCGGCTTGTGAAATGTACAGTGAAAAACATAGCAGTTGACATCTCTTTCAATCAGATGGCTGGAATATGTACTCTACGCTTTTTGGAGCAG gtCGACCAACTTGTTGGAAAGAACCATATTTTCAAACGTAGTATTATCTTAATCAAAGCTTGGTGCTATTATGAGAGTCGACTTCTTGGTGGACACCATGGCTTGTTATCAACATATGCGGTAGAAATATTAGTCTTGTATATTATCAATCGTTTTCATTCATCAGTGCGtggtcctctagag GTCTTATACATATTTTTGGACTACTATGGCTCATTTGATTGGGACCATAATTATGTTAGTATATGGGGTCCAAAACCCTTATCATCTTTTCCAGAAATTGCAG CTCCTTTGCTTGTCACAGAGACACTGGAATGTGATCATGGTGAATTCTTGCTCCAGAAAGAGTTTCTCAGAAATTATAGGAATATGTGCTCTTTTCCATCAAGGGCAACCAAGACTATGACCCATGAATTTCCCGTTAAGTTCATGAACATCTTGGATCCTCTAAGAAATGACAACAACCTAGGCCGTAGTGTAAACATAG CCAGCTTACATCGATTCAGATTTGCTCTTTCCTACGGCGCTCGAAGGCTTAAGCAGATCCTCACACTTCCAGGAGAAACCATGGGTGCAGCCCTAGAGAAGTTTTTCTTCAGCACTTTGGACAGGAATGGGAAAGGAGAAAGGGCGGATGTTGATGTACCGGTTTCTCCGTTTGGTATTGGAAGATCTATAGAGTCTGTCCTCTGTGGAGATTGTGAAAGTTACTTTGGTGGCTTACAATATGTTCAGTTGTATCGTAATTATGCCTTGCCAGTAACTGTACATTCCAGTTCTCCATCGTCACCTTCTCAGGATGATATCCTTGCGTCATCAACGCACCAAAACTGGAGTATGTTTTACCAAGGTGGTACTGATGTATATATCCCGGCACAGACACTCTATCATCCAACTTACAGCCTTGAAGGAAGAGGGAAATCACGAGGAACTGGCACATACATACCTGACTTG AATTATAATTCCTACTGGGATATGCGCACAAAGCCATCCAGGCCAAGGAGATTTGCTTCTTCAAAGTACAATGCATTGCCCAAATCACCTCCGAAAAAGCTACAAGCAGAAGAGGTTCATTCTGAGACAGACATAAATGCTATTTCAGATTCAAGGCTGTTTGAGTTATCAAGTGAAGATTTCCCCCTTCTTCCATGCAATTGCAAGGATATACCGCCAACACAGGCCCAAGATTCTACTCCATTAGCTAAGTTTCATTCTGAGACAGATATGGATGTTACTTCGCAGTTGTTTGAGTTCTCAAATGAAGATTTCCCCCTTCTTCCAAAGATTTGTTCTGAGACACACATGGAGGGTAGTTCGAGGTCGTTTGAGCTCTCAAAGAAAGATTTCCCCCTTCTTCAAAGCATTTGCAAGACTGTCCTGTCAGAGTCTGCTAAGTTAACTAAGCAAGCCAAGAGTTTCCCATCCTCTAAAGAGTCTAAACTGAAAAATACTGAGTTTGGATCTTTCAGAAATCACAATAACTGA